ACACCTGAAGAAAATTCTCGACCAATTGCGGCGAAGTCTCCGTCAGCGACTTGCGTCCACCCCTTTTTTTCGCTGACGCTCGACGTTCAACTCCTCGACTGCCTGCAACTCGGCAAGGCCTTGGTGAATCGTCTTCGGATCGCAGCCCAGCAGCCGCGACACGTACTCGAGCCCGCCGTGCCCTAGTTTCGTCGCCTCGACCGCTGCGTAGCGACGACGATCCCGTTCGCCCAGCGACCCAAACAGCCGTCGCATCATCCGTTCGACAGTAGAACTATACGCTTCCATGCCAGCCTCCCGGTTAATCCTTCAACCTGCGGGCCGCATTTTACGCACCTCTCGCAATTTCGAAAACAGGGAAGTTATTGCGCGCCCGTTCCTTAGGCCAAGTAGCTTTTGCTCACGCCCGGCGGACCCAACAACACGGCTTTGTGCTGTCGCACGAAGCTGCCACTGGCCAAATCGAAGATCTGCTTGCGATTGATCGAGCGATTGAACTCCCCATCAAAGCCCTCCAGCGATTTGAGTTCCCGGAAAGCGGCGGTATTAATGCGGCATTCGATTTGACTCTGGCGCCGGACGGCTAGTTCGTCTTGCAACACCAATTCCAAGAAATCGACATGGGCTAGCCGATTGGATTGCGATTCACCGTCTTGCAGCGCCATGCCGAGCAAGTGGCCGCGGCCCCGGCCGCTTGGCTCCCCTGGAACTACCGCGCCAACCTCCCGCCGACCGAGTGAAAGCACCGCCAGCACCCCCGCTCGCTGTGCTTGAGTAATTACTCTCTTGCCGGAAGGGCACCCTCCGTTGTGACAAATCTTCGAAATTGCCATGCCTCAATCTGCAAGAAAGATTTACTGATTTTTAGCAGTGCGAATTAAGTTTTCGGGAAGAGATTGGCCTGATTGCGATATTCGCCCGGCGTCAAACCCGAGTAGCGTTTGAATGCGGTCGCGAATTGGGAAGCGCTTCCATAGCCCGTCAGGGC
The Pirellulales bacterium genome window above contains:
- a CDS encoding ATP-binding protein; the encoded protein is MAISKICHNGGCPSGKRVITQAQRAGVLAVLSLGRREVGAVVPGEPSGRGRGHLLGMALQDGESQSNRLAHVDFLELVLQDELAVRRQSQIECRINTAAFRELKSLEGFDGEFNRSINRKQIFDLASGSFVRQHKAVLLGPPGVSKSYLA